Proteins from a single region of bacterium:
- a CDS encoding GNAT family N-acetyltransferase — protein MERRRYGFYGRAGRERFDRVTVTDLAAADAARFVRDLREYFDGAPVRIVVDDPAAGREIGSALLAAGCTADHALAYLAHVGAVPAPPDVPGMSVEAVTEETLREFVTARIKGFADSEDEPPAAQVDAEAARRRVVLGAGSHFFIARIGGTAASVVGWREGRDRFVFQLATRVPFRGRGIATALLCGILTDAYAGGCASVVINADPEDLAIHLYRRLGFVDEVYRQQRYTFRG, from the coding sequence GTGGAACGCCGCCGGTACGGCTTCTACGGCCGGGCCGGCCGTGAGCGGTTCGACCGGGTCACCGTCACCGATCTGGCGGCCGCGGACGCCGCGCGGTTCGTGCGAGACCTCCGCGAGTACTTCGACGGCGCGCCGGTCCGCATCGTCGTGGACGATCCCGCCGCCGGCCGCGAGATCGGGAGCGCGCTCCTCGCCGCCGGCTGCACCGCGGACCACGCGCTCGCCTACCTGGCCCACGTCGGCGCCGTGCCCGCGCCTCCGGACGTTCCGGGCATGAGCGTCGAGGCGGTCACCGAGGAAACGCTCCGCGAATTCGTGACTGCCCGGATCAAGGGCTTCGCCGACAGCGAGGACGAGCCACCGGCCGCGCAGGTGGATGCGGAAGCCGCCCGCCGGCGCGTGGTGCTCGGCGCGGGCTCGCATTTCTTCATCGCTCGGATCGGGGGCACGGCCGCGAGCGTCGTGGGCTGGCGGGAGGGCCGAGACCGTTTCGTCTTTCAGCTGGCTACGCGTGTGCCTTTCCGCGGACGCGGGATCGCGACCGCGCTCCTGTGTGGAATCCTGACGGATGCCTATGCGGGCGGGTGCGCGTCCGTGGTCATCAACGCCGACCCCGAGGATCTAGCGATCCATCTCTACCGGCGGCTCGGTTTTGTCGATGAAGTCTATCGTCAGCAGCGCTATACGTTCCGAGGCTGA
- a CDS encoding RidA family protein, whose amino-acid sequence MPRARKRASRARSASAAKATAGRVERALAGMDLALPPAPRAVANYVGAVVAGNLVFVSGHGPVQDGELIYRGKLGREFTTAQGRDAARLVMLNCLASLKAAIGSLDRVRRVVKLLGMVNGTPEFTEQPQVIDGASDLLVAIFGERGRHARSAVGMGSLPFSIAVEIEMVVEIG is encoded by the coding sequence ATGCCCCGGGCACGCAAGCGCGCGTCGCGAGCACGCTCGGCGTCCGCCGCGAAAGCCACCGCCGGTCGGGTGGAACGGGCGCTCGCCGGGATGGACCTCGCCCTGCCCCCCGCGCCGCGCGCGGTGGCGAACTACGTGGGCGCGGTCGTCGCCGGCAACCTCGTCTTTGTCTCCGGGCACGGCCCGGTCCAGGACGGCGAGCTGATCTACCGCGGGAAACTGGGGCGCGAGTTCACGACCGCCCAAGGCCGGGACGCCGCGCGGCTCGTCATGCTCAACTGCCTCGCGTCGCTCAAGGCGGCGATCGGGAGCCTCGACCGGGTGCGGCGCGTCGTCAAGCTGCTCGGCATGGTGAACGGCACCCCGGAGTTCACGGAGCAGCCGCAGGTGATCGACGGCGCCTCCGACCTGCTGGTCGCGATCTTCGGCGAGCGGGGCCGCCACGCGCGCTCCGCGGTCGGCATGGGCTCCCTGCCCTTCAGCATCGCGGTCGAGATCGAAATGGTGGTGGAGATCGGCTGA
- a CDS encoding alpha/beta fold hydrolase: MARRILFLPGAGGKRTFWRPVADLLPAHYERVFLEWPGHGTVPPDPRVSSFDDLVALVLDRMDRPADLVAQSMGGAVAIRAALDRPAMVRRLVLTATSGGIDLSRFGAEDWRPPYRREHPQAAAASLLKHGDDFSERIRTITAPTLLLWGDNDPISPVAAGEYLAGLLPRSTLIVVPGGSHMFAEERAEIVAPYIASHLALEV, translated from the coding sequence GTGGCGCGCCGGATCCTGTTTCTGCCGGGAGCGGGCGGGAAGCGGACGTTCTGGCGCCCGGTCGCGGACCTCCTCCCCGCGCACTACGAGCGGGTCTTCCTGGAATGGCCCGGCCATGGGACGGTGCCGCCGGACCCGCGCGTGTCGTCGTTCGACGATCTCGTCGCGCTCGTGCTCGATCGCATGGACCGGCCGGCCGACCTTGTCGCGCAGTCGATGGGCGGCGCCGTCGCGATCCGCGCCGCGCTCGACCGTCCGGCGATGGTCCGCCGTCTGGTCCTGACCGCGACGTCGGGCGGGATCGACCTGTCGCGCTTCGGCGCCGAAGACTGGCGGCCGCCCTACCGGCGGGAGCACCCGCAGGCCGCCGCGGCGTCGCTGCTGAAGCACGGGGACGATTTCAGCGAGCGCATCCGGACGATCACGGCCCCCACGCTGCTCTTGTGGGGAGACAACGATCCGATCAGCCCGGTCGCCGCCGGCGAGTACCTCGCCGGCCTGCTCCCGCGGTCGACGCTGATCGTCGTCCCGGGGGGCTCGCACATGTTCGCCGAAGAGCGGGCCGAGATCGTCGCGCCCTACATCGCGAGCCATCTCGCGCTCGAGGTCTGA
- a CDS encoding glucose 1-dehydrogenase has product MDEIRLDGKAAVVTGGGKGIGRGIAERFARAGADLVLAGRDAKALDAAHAAIERLGRRCVTVAADVREAQACRRIVDRAVSAYGRLDVLVNNAGINHRTPALDVSEAEWDEVLDTNLKAVFFCAQAAARAMPAAGGGAIVNVGSTMSFVALPNRATYCASKGGVATLTKQLAVEWAPRGIRVNAVAPTFVETDMTAEVLRNPDIRSQIIGRIPLGRVLDVDEVARTVLYLASPAASGITGVTLPVDGGYLAH; this is encoded by the coding sequence ATGGACGAGATTCGTCTTGACGGGAAGGCGGCGGTCGTGACCGGCGGCGGCAAAGGCATCGGGCGCGGCATCGCGGAGCGCTTCGCGCGCGCCGGCGCGGACCTCGTGCTCGCGGGACGCGACGCGAAGGCGCTCGACGCGGCGCACGCGGCGATCGAGCGGCTGGGCCGCCGGTGCGTCACGGTGGCCGCGGACGTGCGCGAGGCGCAGGCGTGCCGGCGGATCGTCGACCGCGCGGTCTCCGCCTACGGCCGCCTCGACGTGCTGGTGAACAACGCCGGCATCAATCACCGGACCCCGGCGCTCGACGTGAGCGAGGCCGAGTGGGACGAGGTCCTCGACACCAACCTGAAGGCCGTGTTCTTCTGCGCCCAGGCGGCCGCGCGCGCCATGCCGGCGGCCGGCGGCGGCGCGATCGTGAACGTCGGCTCGACGATGAGCTTCGTCGCGCTGCCGAACCGCGCCACCTACTGCGCGAGCAAGGGCGGGGTCGCGACCCTCACCAAACAGCTCGCGGTGGAGTGGGCGCCGCGGGGCATCCGCGTGAACGCCGTGGCGCCGACGTTCGTCGAGACGGACATGACGGCCGAGGTGCTGCGCAATCCGGACATCCGCTCGCAGATCATCGGCCGCATTCCGCTCGGGCGCGTGCTCGACGTCGACGAGGTCGCCAGGACGGTGCTGTACCTGGCGTCCCCGGCCGCCTCGGGGATCACGGGCGTGACCCTCCCGGTAGACGGAGGCTACCTCGCGCACTGA
- a CDS encoding ABC transporter permease produces the protein MATARETGLGAAPADGRAGVPAPRSRRATLRRRLGKSWQVRIGGAIVAVLLFTVAAAPFLAVADPTQPDILARFGRPSHAHPFGTDNLGRDIFSQIVYGSRISLSIGLISVGIAAAFGITLGLLAGFYRRLDNPIMRVIDVLLAFPGLLLAIAIVGALGPSLENAMIAVGIATIPGFVRIVRSAVLRVGSNEYVDAARAVGVRDARLLVRYVLPNVSSEIIVTATLGMASAILFAAALSFLGLGAQPPTPEWGAMVLAARNYLDIAPHQAFFPIAAIFVTILGFNFLGDGLRDALDPRLYR, from the coding sequence GTGGCGACGGCGCGCGAAACGGGTCTGGGCGCGGCCCCGGCCGACGGCCGCGCGGGCGTTCCGGCGCCGCGCTCGCGGCGGGCCACGCTCCGGCGGCGCCTCGGCAAATCGTGGCAGGTGCGCATCGGCGGCGCCATCGTCGCGGTGCTCCTGTTCACCGTCGCCGCCGCCCCATTTCTTGCGGTCGCCGATCCGACGCAGCCGGACATCCTGGCGCGCTTCGGCCGCCCATCGCACGCCCACCCGTTCGGGACGGACAATCTCGGCCGCGACATCTTCAGCCAGATCGTCTACGGCAGCCGCATCTCGCTCAGCATCGGCCTGATCTCCGTCGGCATCGCCGCGGCCTTCGGCATCACGCTCGGGCTGCTCGCCGGCTTCTACCGCCGGCTCGACAATCCGATCATGCGCGTGATCGACGTGCTGCTGGCGTTTCCCGGCCTGCTGCTGGCGATCGCGATCGTCGGCGCGCTCGGCCCCAGCCTCGAGAACGCGATGATCGCCGTCGGCATCGCGACGATCCCCGGCTTCGTGCGGATCGTGCGCAGCGCGGTGCTGCGCGTCGGCTCCAACGAATACGTCGACGCGGCGCGCGCGGTCGGCGTGCGCGACGCCCGGCTGCTCGTGCGGTACGTCCTGCCGAACGTCTCGTCGGAGATCATCGTCACGGCGACGCTCGGCATGGCGTCGGCGATCCTGTTCGCGGCGGCGCTGTCGTTCCTCGGCCTCGGCGCGCAGCCGCCCACGCCGGAATGGGGTGCGATGGTCCTCGCCGCGCGCAACTACCTGGACATCGCGCCGCACCAGGCGTTTTTCCCGATCGCGGCGATCTTCGTGACGATTCTCGGCTTCAACTTTCTCGGGGACGGCCTTCGGGACGCGCTCGATCCGCGGCTCTACCGGTAG
- a CDS encoding ABC transporter permease, which produces MASYIAGRLVQAVPVLLGVSVLVFLILHLTPGNPALVVAGPDAPPSVVRDIERTLGLDQPLYVQYGRYVGRMARGDFGRSIRSREPVLERLLDTFPVTLGLATVGVVWTTLVSVPMGILAAYRRNSLLDISTIFVVLAGNAMPVFAIGLVLLYVFAVHLRWLPLTGYESLRTLEGWRHIALPAITVSSGVIPLLTRLTRSSMLEVLHQDYVRSARAKGVREAAVVVRHAFRNALLPVITIIGLQFGGLLTGAFITESIFSLPGMGRLVVQAILGRDFPIVQGGVLLFAVTFVLTNILVDIGYAAADPRIRYG; this is translated from the coding sequence GTGGCCTCGTACATCGCGGGGCGCCTCGTGCAGGCGGTGCCCGTGCTGCTGGGCGTGTCGGTGCTGGTCTTCCTGATCCTGCACCTCACGCCCGGCAATCCCGCGCTCGTCGTGGCGGGGCCCGACGCGCCGCCGTCGGTCGTGCGCGACATCGAGCGTACGCTCGGCCTCGACCAACCGCTCTACGTGCAGTACGGCCGCTACGTCGGGCGGATGGCCCGGGGAGACTTCGGCCGGTCGATCCGATCCCGCGAACCCGTGCTGGAACGGCTGCTGGACACGTTCCCGGTCACGCTCGGCCTGGCGACGGTCGGTGTCGTGTGGACCACCCTCGTCAGCGTACCGATGGGCATCCTGGCCGCGTACCGCCGCAACTCGCTGCTCGACATCTCGACGATCTTCGTCGTGCTGGCCGGCAACGCGATGCCGGTGTTCGCGATCGGCCTCGTCCTGCTCTACGTGTTCGCGGTTCACCTCCGGTGGCTCCCGTTGACGGGCTACGAATCGCTGCGGACCCTGGAGGGGTGGCGGCACATCGCGCTCCCCGCGATCACGGTGAGCAGCGGGGTGATTCCGCTGCTGACGCGCCTCACGCGGTCCTCCATGCTCGAAGTGCTTCATCAAGACTACGTCCGGAGCGCCCGCGCGAAGGGCGTGCGCGAGGCGGCGGTCGTCGTCCGCCACGCCTTCCGCAACGCGCTGCTGCCGGTCATCACGATCATCGGGCTGCAGTTCGGGGGCCTCCTGACCGGCGCGTTCATCACGGAGTCGATCTTTTCGCTGCCGGGGATGGGACGGCTGGTCGTGCAGGCGATTCTCGGGCGCGATTTCCCGATCGTGCAGGGCGGCGTGCTGTTGTTCGCCGTGACGTTCGTCCTGACGAACATCCTGGTCGATATCGGCTACGCCGCGGCCGACCCGCGGATCAGGTACGGCTAG
- a CDS encoding ABC transporter substrate-binding protein, giving the protein MRPIGRWLVCAFVALVLAAMPALALGAPGAGPTFTIARSQETETLDPERTTAVSSAEVDFLLYDTLTSLDADNTVKPGLAEKWTIAPDGKTYTFTLRQGVRFASGKPLTSADVKFTLDRWRSLKGSPTAFNISPIESVDAPNPQTVVLHLKDPLSILLVNLSDYSSSILNSAAVNSAGDGYGTAVGKVDGSGPFILREWVRNDRLVVARNPNYNWGPPVFQNHGPAHLGTIVMKVITEDAPRLAAVQVGDAQFDATVPGQAVERLTREGKLQVIRYADLNTAFIGFKLGHKPLDDLKVRQAINYGVNRQEIIQGAYYGLAEEAFGPLSPGTPGYWSGVKNIAYHYNPSTAKRMLDEDGWTQARPGAARTKNGQPLSLLFLWTPGAAFDDVVPLVQAELSGIGINVRPQQMEWTAFLAALRAGQHDMFLINVRYTTPDVLYFYFKSTQRPAPNRFDWADAETDRLLDLSRSSTNEGERMTAYQKLQQIVVGNAVWIPLVHQKRVVVASKRLSVPKMYSANVLYKMLDLDLK; this is encoded by the coding sequence ATGCGTCCGATCGGCCGCTGGCTCGTCTGCGCCTTCGTCGCGCTCGTCCTGGCCGCCATGCCCGCGCTCGCGCTCGGGGCGCCCGGCGCCGGACCGACGTTCACGATCGCGCGGTCGCAGGAAACCGAAACGCTGGACCCCGAGCGGACGACCGCGGTGTCGTCGGCGGAGGTCGACTTCCTGCTCTACGATACGCTGACGTCGCTCGACGCGGATAACACCGTGAAGCCGGGGCTGGCCGAAAAATGGACGATCGCACCGGACGGCAAGACGTACACCTTCACGCTCAGGCAGGGCGTCCGCTTCGCGTCCGGCAAACCGCTGACGTCGGCCGACGTGAAGTTCACGCTCGACCGCTGGCGCTCGCTCAAGGGCTCCCCGACGGCGTTCAACATCTCGCCGATCGAGAGCGTGGACGCGCCCAACCCGCAGACGGTCGTGCTGCACTTGAAGGATCCCCTGTCGATCCTGCTCGTCAATCTTTCCGACTATTCGTCGAGCATCCTCAACTCGGCGGCCGTGAACAGCGCCGGGGACGGTTACGGCACCGCCGTCGGCAAGGTGGACGGCAGCGGCCCGTTCATTCTGCGGGAGTGGGTCCGCAACGACCGCCTCGTCGTCGCGCGCAATCCCAATTACAACTGGGGCCCGCCGGTCTTTCAGAATCACGGGCCCGCGCACCTCGGCACCATCGTGATGAAGGTGATCACGGAAGACGCGCCGCGCCTCGCCGCCGTCCAGGTCGGCGACGCGCAGTTCGACGCCACCGTCCCCGGGCAGGCGGTGGAGCGGCTGACCCGCGAGGGCAAGCTGCAGGTCATTCGCTACGCGGACCTCAACACCGCGTTCATCGGCTTCAAGCTGGGCCACAAGCCGCTCGACGATCTCAAGGTGCGCCAGGCGATCAACTACGGCGTCAACCGGCAGGAAATCATTCAGGGAGCCTACTACGGCCTGGCCGAAGAGGCCTTCGGGCCGCTGTCCCCGGGCACTCCGGGATACTGGAGCGGCGTCAAGAACATCGCCTACCACTACAACCCGAGCACCGCAAAGCGAATGCTCGACGAGGACGGCTGGACCCAGGCGCGGCCCGGCGCCGCGCGAACGAAGAACGGGCAGCCGCTCTCGCTGCTGTTCCTCTGGACGCCCGGCGCGGCGTTTGACGACGTCGTACCGCTCGTCCAAGCCGAACTGTCCGGCATCGGCATCAACGTGCGGCCGCAGCAGATGGAATGGACCGCGTTCCTGGCCGCGCTGCGCGCGGGCCAGCACGACATGTTCCTGATCAACGTGCGCTACACGACGCCGGACGTCCTCTACTTCTACTTCAAGAGCACGCAGCGGCCGGCCCCCAACCGGTTCGACTGGGCGGACGCGGAGACGGACCGTCTGCTCGACCTCAGCCGCTCGAGCACCAACGAGGGCGAGCGCATGACGGCCTACCAGAAGCTGCAGCAGATCGTGGTCGGCAACGCGGTCTGGATCCCGCTCGTCCACCAGAAGCGGGTCGTCGTCGCGTCGAAGCGGTTGTCCGTGCCGAAGATGTACTCCGCCAACGTGCTCTACAAGATGCTCGATCTCGATCTGAAGTAG
- a CDS encoding Gfo/Idh/MocA family oxidoreductase: protein MTPPLSELRIAVLGAGRWAAGAHIPGWKRDPRCRVVAVCDVEADRAEACAREFAIPTATTDWHATVARTDVDIVDVVTPSHTHHELAVAAIEAGKHVLCEKPVAYDFRDTMRAAELAKRKGLKTKLGFTFRYSPGVQYARLLMDEGFVGTPFIFNGYEQNSQWLNPATPLRQVDPTWDPAVLHVSSVEGYGAPIIDIGQWWVGAGYDRVVGTMRNFIPERMVRATGRVMRMNIDDGDVFIGEYANGAIGSIQTGYVTIGNYPGVEARIYGREGAIICRLVEENGIAETIRIATPDRVEFREVEVPKHFYPAGGHPRESWRTLFYANLIRNFIDEIVAGGETNQGNFFDGARVQEVINAVALSVRERRWVDLPLPR from the coding sequence ATGACGCCTCCTCTCTCCGAACTGCGCATCGCCGTGCTCGGCGCCGGTCGCTGGGCGGCCGGCGCCCACATTCCCGGCTGGAAGCGCGACCCGCGCTGCCGCGTCGTGGCGGTGTGCGATGTCGAGGCCGACCGCGCGGAAGCGTGCGCCCGCGAGTTCGCAATCCCGACCGCGACGACCGACTGGCATGCGACCGTGGCGCGGACCGACGTCGACATCGTGGACGTGGTGACCCCGTCGCACACTCACCACGAGCTCGCGGTTGCGGCGATCGAGGCCGGCAAGCACGTTCTCTGCGAAAAGCCGGTCGCCTACGACTTCCGGGACACGATGCGCGCGGCGGAGCTCGCGAAGCGGAAGGGCCTCAAGACGAAGCTCGGCTTTACCTTTCGGTACAGCCCCGGCGTGCAGTATGCACGGTTGCTGATGGACGAGGGCTTTGTCGGGACCCCGTTCATCTTCAACGGCTACGAGCAGAACTCGCAATGGCTCAACCCGGCGACGCCGCTGCGGCAGGTCGATCCCACCTGGGATCCGGCCGTCCTGCACGTGTCATCGGTCGAGGGATACGGCGCGCCGATCATCGACATCGGCCAGTGGTGGGTCGGCGCGGGCTACGACCGCGTCGTCGGGACGATGCGCAACTTCATCCCGGAGCGGATGGTCCGCGCAACCGGCCGGGTGATGCGGATGAACATCGACGACGGCGACGTCTTCATCGGCGAGTACGCGAACGGGGCGATCGGCTCGATCCAGACCGGCTACGTGACGATCGGCAACTATCCGGGCGTGGAAGCCCGGATCTACGGCCGGGAGGGGGCGATCATCTGCCGGCTGGTCGAGGAGAACGGCATCGCGGAGACGATCCGGATCGCCACGCCGGACCGGGTGGAGTTCCGCGAGGTCGAAGTCCCCAAACACTTCTACCCGGCCGGGGGGCACCCGCGCGAATCGTGGCGCACGCTGTTCTACGCGAACCTGATCCGCAACTTCATCGACGAGATCGTCGCGGGCGGCGAGACGAACCAGGGCAACTTCTTCGACGGCGCCCGCGTCCAGGAAGTGATCAACGCGGTCGCCCTGTCGGTGCGCGAGCGCCGGTGGGTCGACCTGCCGCTCCCGCGCTAG